TGGGAGCTGGTCCGAGTTTAGTAGTTTATCTATTACTGATGGACTTTGCGATCGTTTCGAAAAGTTAACGGAACGAAAGCTTGGTTTGCCAGTACAgtgctctgtgtgtgtgtgtgtatgtcgtCTTTTTCGTAACCTCGCACTGGGGTTTCGATCGGAATCGCTCGatttttttacgttttttaCTTTAGGGCAAAACTGAGATAGCAGCATGGGAAACAATTCTCGTTGAAGGCAtttctatatattaaaaaaatccCTAAACGAGCGGCgcgtgcgttgaaatattcaGCGCCGAATATCGTTACGTCACGGTTCGTGGTTATGTGcatgaaccgaaaccaaaaccgcgcgcCTCTGGAGCCCTTCGTCGTCGTTGGCTTATCTGGACCGCAGCACCGTGAAAGAGCCAGAGCCGAGCAAAGGAATCTGAGATCgtgacgttttcatgtaaaacactGCGGCTGGGACACGACTGAGCCCGCcccaatgttttctttttttgtcgcaCGGTAAACAACATTCAGGTTCTTTCACAAAACCATGGTCGTAGATACTCTGTGGCGCGCGCGGAGGTCTTTAATCACACCTTCTAGAGTCGTTTCGACTCCTCCTGGGATCCCGTAAGACAGTGCTTCCCAAACTTCGTCGCCCCGCGGCCCATAAAAATACAGACCTCGTCGCGATGCCGAACGCCTTACGATCTCAGCGCTAGAGTGTTAGCGAAACCGATACAATGCCATTTGATTGGAGCTACATTCAGAGCGAGTTCTCTCGGCCAAAAAGTATTGCACAACAAGTATTGCAACCTCTCCCTAGTAGTTGGAGTGAgcctcttttccttttttttttttttcggagttCGGACACTCCCCCTACTTCACCATACTGCCTACTTCACGCCTGACGTCCCTGTATAGTTTGCTCAGTCTGAGCCACTCCGCCATTAGGGATGCAGCAAaatttgcacagcgccatttcgggcccaagcggccacgcaTCCAAACAttagggagtttcatcagcgggttctgcgtggtgtttcaagcggtatgCGTCAAGgagagctacaaaacctgtaggaaatccacagaaaaagcggtgcatcttgcAAAGCGCGAGCAACTCGAGACCATGCATTTGAAAGggccatgtcgtctgctaaactaccgcgcgTTGCGTATTtcggggcgctgacgttgctgctgaCTCGCGTCACCTGGCCCACAGAAACAGGTCTTAGTCAAGATTACCTGCTTCTGGCGTCACGTCTAGTTTCTCCGTCGTGCTTGCGGCGATGCGGTTGCAGCACTCTCTTTTTTTCAGCTGTGGTTTTTAGTTAATATCTCCGTCATTTTAACGAATATTCGGTCAATACTATGGTGAATGTGAATATGTCCAAGATGGGCATTAGAGATGCTTGTAGAGGTTTCGAGGATCACTTCGTGGACCCTTTAATTCTTTCAGTTCCTGTCATTTTccattattgttattattatttttttatagtCCCACCGCACGGCGTTATCAGTGAGGTGATCAAAGCTGTACCCCATAGTTAGAGGTGAGCGCGGATAACATAGAAATCGGCATCCGCCCGTTACCGCCCATGTAAGACCATGGCTGCATCAGCAACCGCACTATATAGTCGTGTTCAgcttaagaaggaaaataaatctagcCCGTCAGCTCTCCAagtattactgcgccgcaggtaggatggctgggcacagagacgtcactctccctcctccgccagataatgtaatctatcacactcactctgcttccgcaTTTCGACATTTCGAAACCCATTTGCTTGGGATACCCACAGTCAGTAGTCTAGGCACTATGCCTATTAAGACGCatggaatgatgatgatgataatcgaTGTACCACTTTTGCGAGGACTTATGGGACATTCACTGATTGAGCCAAAACCCTAGTGTAAGATGACAAGAAGCAGTTAGCGGGCCGATAACTAGCGCCACCGCTATAGCCTCGGCATGGTCGCTATAAATTAGGGATGTACCaaccgaatcccagtgcccagaacggcgaatcgaatctttcgaatccaccaaccacgtttgttcgtttctttttaaaattggcgcctccggggtccgccgaaagcctgattggcttTCATTTGATTGGGTCCAAAAATATCACGGCTTGAGAAAATTGTCGAAAAAGTTCCTGATCACAGCCACATCGACGGTAATGTCAGAAATACTCTTCAGCACTTCGGGTGTCGTAgcttatataaaaaaaaaaaaacgcagtaggCTAGACCCTGAGCGGGTGAGAATGGTGGTGTTTTTGAATAAAAATCGGAATCATTTTATAACTTTCAGCTGCGTTTCCTTGTTCCTTTAGGTTGAGTCCTTAGAAAgggttcaggcaggaactcgtACATTACAACTTTAAAAGTAACGTGGTTTTGTTTTTGATTgcttcttagttttatggaaataattcagactctcTCAGATTCAGATTCAGACTTGAGGTTCTATGCATTTCCTGCAGTCGATGAAcaccataaataaataacattTAAGAAGAAGTACATGCGGgcatgttttctcctgaaaacGAACTATTgcttaatttgtttttcattaatgaaatatatcaaattctgctttagtagaagtgttttttcccctggctttttaaactctgtTTTTTAGAAAGAATTCGAAAGATccgagattcgtggattcgcagaaccttccttggatccGGATCCGGAAAATACTGGATTCGTCCCAATTCTACTATAAATTATAAAATTATAGTAGTAGTGGTAGAATATAGCCAGTAGGTCAAGCTGATGGTGTCTTACCTTACCGTTCATCATGGCATGTCCCTCGTTGGATGGCGCGTTTATCGTGAAATTGATGACAACATTCAGAAACAAAGAAACTCTTTATTGCAACATGCATAGAAAGTATGGAACGTAACAACTGCGAAGTCAAACCATACGAAAATATTTCGCTTTTGGACGGGAGTTCACTTCAAGAAAGAAAGGTGGGATATGAATAGCAACTACAACGAGACTGATTGCGCTGTCTACTATATCAATGATTAAAAAGGTCAGTCAAACACACTTATATACAGTGTCAACGTTATCAGTGGCACGTTATAAGAAACAGGTATCCAAAACACAACCCTACATAACATTTTTGTCGACTTCGAGAAAAGAACGGTATTGATAGCTTCTACGCCGTGATGAGAAATttaacgacatctttctcgtctgCGAGAAGCTGGGAATACACTTAGAGCTTTTAGTTGAAAACAGACCAGTGAAGACTTTCTCTTCGCCGAAGCACCTTGTTATGTCGAAGAACGCTTCAGACATGAAAATCCAATCCAAACCATAGCCAAAGCCAGAATTGCTTTCTTGGGATGTTCAGGGTCAGCGTGTGCAGAGTATTTTGACTAAATTTGCGACCAATATATCCGAGGCTTTCGCTGTAGCGACATCACTGTCAACTGCTTccgtgttctttttcttttttttttttttttcgagcattGAGACCATTGATTCCAGATAAAACTTGTTGATAACATTTTATTACGTCTCAAGACAGTCCTCGATTACCTTTATTTCGGTCGCATAGTGTCTTGACGTCCATCGAGGTGGCTGTACTTTTGTGTCATCACTGGGAAACCATATGTGTCACGTGGTTCGTTTTTCTCGTTGGTTTCAGAAGCTAGTATTCTCTGCTGGATGGAATTTTGCACACGGCACCTCCGTGTATAATCTGTGGTCTGTAGGGCTGTGTGAGctttaaaaccgaagcgaatagctGTATGCCCGAAGAAAATACGACGGTtttgcagcatatatatatatatatacatatagtatagtatagtatagtatatacGCGATACACGCATACGAATCTTCGTATGGCGCAGCACTCACTCTGCACACTAGTAGCGTACTGTTCTCCAGCGGCCATAGTCAtgatatatttgttgttgttgttgttctgcacACTTTCTTCTAGTGttttcattctctctctctctctcatttttttccttcttttttttttttttgtcttttgagTGCAAGCTTTGAAACTTTTCGAATATATTCGATATGGAGCTTCGATTCGAAATCCGAATATAAGACCCATTCGAGTGTGCAGATATTCGCTTCGGTGTTGGAAAAATCTGAATACTGCCAAGCCCCTTAATCTCGCGGCCCCGACTGAacttctgtatgcaataaggggataggtaaaaaaatcccaaaccgagaaaaggggcctgatctgattgcccgtcccattgacatacatgcatttcccgtttcttaccttcctgtagcgggccaatgCATTGCAATAAGGtcttaaattttctttggcaggtacatactggtatgtagatgtcattgcagcgaAAATAGCAAAAACGGGGATAAATCggcttatccccttattgccatacagaggctcaatttTTCTCTTATCTTCGCAGAGCACACATCCGGGGACACAAAATTTCGCGAATTCTGAATCTGGCTCGGTTGGTTTGCTTCGTGAACAGCCCAAGAATTCTCGATGAGCCTTTGATACACGCGAGCTTTGAACTTTAGTTGCGATTCTAGCATAGTTTTTGAAGGGTGAAACCTTGGTCCAAATTTTTTTGCGTGACATTCGTATTCGTAAAAATTAGGAGCTCCTGAAGATTGAGGGTCTTGCAGTATTCGTATTCACACAGCTCTAAATTACTACGCCTCCAGACCTGTACGGTAACGCAGCTTCTGAGCTGATCACGTGGTTAACAAGTAACAGAAGAATAAACTTTGGATACCTTTCCCATGTTTTATGTTtcatacttttttcttttctttcttaagAGCCGTCCCGCACAAATTTGTTCTACGTACAAGGGAAGACTTTCGGAGGAGGATCGATGGCAGAACCAGGGAAGTAGCtgggtgagagagagaggagtcCAAATTGAGGGTAACTTGGGTCTTCGGGAAAGCGAAACGAAAATAAAACGGATCAACAGCTACTTGCCGCTGAGCCATACCTGAAAGAGAAGGATACGTACCAAGAATGAATTATTACTTGTCACGTTTACGTTTCAGTGTtatgaaaataaaaattaagAAATGTTTGAAGTGCATACGGCATAGCTCCCGTAAGCGAAAAGAGAGTCATTTACATTAAAGAGATATTAAATTGCGAAAAACCCAGCCCGGAACTGTGCAGTGTGCGCTCCAAACGAATTCTGTGCCGGCAACATACAGTTAACAGCCGCATGTGCACTAATATTACGGatatttttcttacagtgtaacGTACAGGCTATTCATGTGACATGAAGGCGAGAAAACATTCACCATGCATATTTGGACCACCGTATATATACCTCGGTTCACTGGTCTTCACTGACCACGGAACCAAGGGCCCTCTTGTCGAACCCTTCGAACCCCGTGCGGTCGATCTCGTCGAAGTTTTGTCGCTTTGTGAAGCCGGGCCAGCCGACGTTGTCGATCTCGTCGAAGTCACCGTGTCCGTACCACCTTTTCTTGTTGTGCTGGTCTCCGAAAGTGAGGCCGCTCAGAGAGTCAAACCTCTTGGAATTGCCGAACGTCATGCCGCTGAGCGAATCCAGGCCCCTCTTGTATCCCAGAGATCGTAGGAACTCTCCTCCGCTAAGCCTATCGAGGGCCCTCGTGTTGGGGAAGGCCTGGTAGGGCCCTAGGGAACGGATGTACTCTCCAGAGCCTATCTTGTCTAATGTCCTGGTGTTCAGCTGCTCGGCCGGGTTCAGTGAGCGGAGGTACTCTCCGCCGGCAAGTTTGTCGAGGTGGCGGTTGCCTAGTTGGTGCAGTGCCCGGATGTATTCTCCACCGCTGATCTTGTCCAGGCCCCGAGAAGTTTTGATTGCATTCGCGTTGTGTCTgtcctaaaaaaaaaacgatgataAAGTTACAGTCAGTATTTACGGGCCGTATATCGACAGTTTGTTAAATAGTGAAAAATtcgttatacagtcaaactcctttacaacgaaactcaggggacataaaaaaaaattgcagtaaaggtattttcgttaaaaaggatgtccattattggacttatagggctccagcgggacataaaaaaatttgctgtagtggtattttcgttaaaaaggtgttcgctataaaggagtttgactgtactgatATTTGGTGTATTTAATGGCGCTTTGTACCAGCAAAACGCACACATTTTTTTACGTTTTTAACACATTTTAAACGCACACATTTTTtacatttttgtgtgtgtgatcaGGAATCAGGAtaggttttctttctttttttcaactcGGACGTCATGCATCCAGAGGGCGCCAGCCTCGAGAGGTGGACCCCTCGCCATGATGGAAGTTCGCGGATCACGAT
This sequence is a window from Ornithodoros turicata isolate Travis chromosome 10, ASM3712646v1, whole genome shotgun sequence. Protein-coding genes within it:
- the LOC135370563 gene encoding uncharacterized protein LOC135370563, which codes for MTSLFLLVLLAAAGYCSTLTDRHNANAIKTSRGLDKISGGEYIRALHQLGNRHLDKLAGGEYLRSLNPAEQLNTRTLDKIGSGEYIRSLGPYQAFPNTRALDRLSGGEFLRSLGYKRGLDSLSGMTFGNSKRFDSLSGLTFGDQHNKKRWYGHGDFDEIDNVGWPGFTKRQNFDEIDRTGFEGFDKRALGSVVSEDQ